The Juglans regia cultivar Chandler chromosome 2, Walnut 2.0, whole genome shotgun sequence genome includes a window with the following:
- the LOC109014299 gene encoding (-)-germacrene D synthase-like, which translates to MSVPSSVALSQNAESDAIRRTANFEPSIWGDRFINNIPEDLQVTHASKVREVEELIEEVRRELLASADQPSKQLNIIDVLQRLGVAYHFERDIGEALERIYASSGASDDNDLYNVSLHFRLLRQQGFRVSCDVFNKFKDENGQFKASLIANIPGLLAFYEATHLRVHGEEILDEALSFTTTQLESAKSNLSNPLAAQVTHALKQSLHKGIPRLESRGFISLYQDDASHNKAFLKLSILDFNLVQSLHEQELRHIARWWKDLDFATKLPFARDRVVECFFWIVAVYYEPQYSLARKILTKVIALTSIIDDIYDVYGTLEEIEIFTEAIERWNVRSMNTLPKYMQICYKALLDVFEEIEQELAKQGRSYLVSHAKEAMKILVRAYFDEAKSFHAKHIPTLEEYMRVALVTSGYPMLTVMSLLGMGEIAITEETLVWAFSDPKIITASSVIGRLSDDIKSHKFEQERGHAASAVECYMKKYGVSEEVAYDELSRQVSDAWKDINEDCLRPTAVPMAVLMRVLNLSRAIDVIYKDGDGYTHVGKEMKAKIESLLLYPVPI; encoded by the exons ATGTCTGTCCCATCCTCGGTTGCTCTCTCacaaaatgcagaatcagatGCCATTCGCCGGACTGCAAATTTTGAACCAAGCATTTGGGGTGACCGTTTCATCAATAACATTCCCGAAGACCTGcag GTTACCCATGCTTCTAAAGTACGCGAAGTCGAAGAATTGATAGAAGAGGTGAGAAGGGAGTTGTTAGCCTCAGCAGATCAACCTTCCAAGCAGCTGAACATCATTGATGTACTTCAGCGCTTAGGGGTGGCGTACCACTTTGAAAGGGACATCGGAGAAGCACTAGAACGTATTTATGCCTCTTCGGGTGCTAGTGATGACAACGATCTTTACAATGTTTCCCTTCATTTTCGACTACTACGTCAACAGGGATTTCGTGTTTCATGTG ATGTGTTTAACAAGTTCAAAGATGAAAACGGTCAATTCAAGGCAAGCTTGATCGCCAACATTCCAGGCTTGCTAGCCTTCTACGAAGCCACACATCTTCGGGTGCATGGAGAAGAGATCCTTGATGAGGCTCTTAGTTTCACCACCACTCAACTTGAGTCCGCGAAATCCAATTTGAGCAATCCTTTAGCAGCACAGGTAACTCATGCACTAAAGCAATCCCTGCACAAGGGCATTCCAAGGCTAGAGTCCAGGGGTTTCATTTCGCTCTACCAAGACGACGCTTCCCATAACAAAGCTTTTCTAAAGCTTTCGATATTAGATTTCAATCTTGTTCAGTCATTGCACGAGCAGGAACTTCGTCATATAGCCAG GTGGTGGAAAGATTTAGACTTTGCAACGAAACTACCTTTTGCAAGAGACAGGGTTGTTGAGTGCTTCTTTTGGATTGTGGCAGTCTATTACGAGCCCCAGTACTCGCTTGcaagaaaaatactaaccaAAGTTATTGCTCTGACATCCATCATAGATGATATCTATGATGTATATGGCACACTCGAAGAGATCGAGATCTTTACGGAAGCAATTGAAAG GTGGAATGTTAGGAGCATGAATACGTTACCAAAATACATGCAAATATGTTACAAGGCACTCTTGGACGTTTTCGAAGAAATTGAGCAGGAGCTGGCAAAACAAGGAAGATCATACCTTGTTTCTCATGCAAAAGAAGCC ATGAAAATTCTGGTCCGGGCATATTTCGATGAAGCCAAATCTTTTCATGCAAAGCACATCCCAACGCTGGAGGAATATATGCGAGTCGCACTGGTAACCTCTGGCTATCCCATGCTCACGGTCATGTCACTTCTTGGCATGGGTGAGATAGCTATTACCGAGGAGACCCTTGTGTGGGCCTTTAGCGACCCCAAAATTATTACAGCTTCGTCAGTAATTGGTAGGCTCTCGGATGACATCAAGTCGCATAAG TTTGAACAAGAGAGAGGGCATGCTGCCTCGGCCGTTGAATGCTATATGAAGAAGTATGGTGTCTCAGAAGAAGTGGCATATGATGAACTCAGCAGGCAAGTTTCTGATGCATGGAAGGATATCAATGAGGATTGTTTGAGGCCTACTGCTGTACCGATGGCTGTCCTTATGCGTGTTCTCAACCTTTCACGGGCAATAGATGTCATATACAAGGACGGAGATGGATACACCCATGTGGGAAAAGAGATGAAAGCTAAGATCGAATCACTCCTCCTATATCCAGTGCCAATATGA